The segment actacctttgcttgtcactaactgtccctgacaccattgctgatctcctttccctaacttagcacaccgctacggacaaatacctagcttgttggggaaaagaaagaggaaaaagctagatgacttacccttggcaagtcctccgccaagctctatgccagcctctgtgcttgattagcggactggtccCTGTGTCCGGCTAGTTTGCTGTTGTGGACGGCTCCTCCTGGGCTCCTGACGGCTCCTCCGGGGCTGTGGCATGCTCCTCCGGTGCTGTGGCATGCTCATCCTGGGCTCGGGCATGCtcctcctgggctcgggcatgttcctcctgggctcgggcatgttcctcctgggctcgggcatgCTCCTCCTGTGCTCTGTTCCACATAACTGTCTGTGCTTGTTCCAACATCTCCTGCTGTGCTCTGTTCCACATCTCTTGCTGTATTATGGACTGCTCCAATTCTTCTGACCTTTGACGCTGCAGTCTCAAAACTGACAATGCTCTTTGATAAGCCAGATCTCCTCTCTCTTCTTGAGCATACATTTCTTGATCAATTGATGTTCTGTTTGATGGTGTTGTGACTTCCGAACTTCGTTCTGCCTGCTGTGGTTGTGCGCTGTGCAATCTTCTTCCTTCGTCTGTCATCAGCTGCAGGCTTGTTGAAATCATGCTTGTGTTTAGGTTGCACTGTTGTTGCCACAGTAGCATGCTTTGAAGGCCTGTTCCAATCTGTTGGCATTGCAATGAAATATGTTCCAGAGAATCATTGTGTTGTCGACAGAGTTGTTCCTGATGGGATTCTCCATCCCGCTGTTCATTTTGTTGGGTGCTGATCTGTTCAATCTTCTGCTCCATGCTCTTGCAATGTCCAACCACCGACATATGTGCTGACACAAGTTGATCGTAGTATCGGGCCAGCGATATCATTGCGTCATTTTGTTGAACAACAGCTGTCTTGATATGGTCGATGTTCTGTTCCATGTTGTCCAAACGATTATTAATCCTTTGGCTTTCTTCAGCTCTACATTGGTCCATGTTCTTTAAAGCTTCCAGTATTAGATTGAGTGATGACTCTGTAATACAAGTAAATAATTTAGTTTAACAAATTACAGTTGAACACAATTAAACACTCCTAAattgtaaataaatataaaattgctACCTCCTGGCGTAGTTTCCGGTGTTTTTGATTCAAGGACTTCTGGTACACTGCCTGAAGTTTCCATGTCCGGAATTTGCTCTGTTCTTTCAACAAGATTATGGTCTCCAATTGCAGGGTAGCTCTGTGAAAAGGACTCTTCTGGCAGTGTCTGTGGGTGCCCCTGTGATGAATTTTCTTCTGGAAGTGGCTGTTGGGATGATGTTTCTTCCTGCACCGTGGGTGGGTGCATCTGGGCTGATTCTGCTTGAAGTGTCGCTGCTTGCAGTGTTGAATCAATCGGCAATATTGTATGCTGTATCTGGGTTTCTAAAATGTCAAtatagatatatacaataattataaCCCAAAAAT is part of the Pseudophryne corroboree isolate aPseCor3 chromosome 11, aPseCor3.hap2, whole genome shotgun sequence genome and harbors:
- the LOC134970129 gene encoding uncharacterized protein LOC134970129; this encodes MSEEEARRLSLSAQEEESSERQQQTSPTDHGRVSHEEADSGEESSSRAPNFTDEETDTLINQVVHHSFQLFGSPARNVHHRFKGTTWNEISESVSLGGGFKRSNESCKKRLRDCRRSVNLKIQKGQKLHKDWEKKMENYFVLVQEEMAGTSAEGATKYSTPTKHSTPQTETTPKKKTKSQKDSTVKAKRRVSFGYPTTGGGAEDTETQIQHTILPIDSTLQAATLQAESAQMHPPTVQEETSSQQPLPEENSSQGHPQTLPEESFSQSYPAIGDHNLVERTEQIPDMETSGSVPEVLESKTPETTPGESSLNLILEALKNMDQCRAEESQRINNRLDNMEQNIDHIKTAVVQQNDAMISLARYYDQLVSAHMSVVGHCKSMEQKIEQISTQQNEQRDGESHQEQLCRQHNDSLEHISLQCQQIGTGLQSMLLWQQQCNLNTSMISTSLQLMTDEGRRLHSAQPQQAERSSEVTTPSNRTSIDQEMYAQEERGDLAYQRALSVLRLQRQRSEELEQSIIQQEMWNRAQQEMLEQAQTVMWNRAQEEHARAQEEHARAQEEHARAQEEHARAQDEHATAPEEHATAPEEPSGAQEEPSTTAN